The sequence CTCGCGCGGAACGCGGCCACGCCCTCCTGAAGGTCCGCTGTGGAGAAGGCGAGGGCGAGCTGGGTCTGCAGGTAGCCCAGGGCGGCGTCGAGTGGCTGGTCGCGGGTCGTGTCCACCGCATCCTTGCCCATGCGCATCAGCACGGGTGAACGGGATGCGATCAGGCCTGCCCACAGGTCCACCTCGGCGGCGAACCCGTCGGCGGGCACCACCGCGTTGACGACGTGGAGTCGTTCGGCCTCCTCCGCGGTGATCAGTCGGCCGGTCATCATGAGCTCGTTCGCCTTGGCCCGCGGCATGCTTCGGTAGATGAGCGCGGAGATCATGAAGGGGAACATCCCGACGTTGATCTCAGGGCAGCCAAACCGCGCCCCGGCGCGGGCGATGATCAGGTCGCAGGCGAGTGCGAGACCGAACGCCCCGGCGAGGACGTCCCCGCCGGCCGCGCAGATGACTGGTCGTCCAAGCTGTCCCAGCAGGCGAAAAACTCGGGGAAATCGGTTCAGACCGGCGTACCGCTCCAGGAGCGGAGTGTCGTCGGTGAACGCTTTGAGATCTCCGCCGCTCGAAAATATCCGATCATCGGCTGACGCCAGTACGACCACTCGCACAGAATCATCCATTTGGGCCTGTTCGAGCCGGTCGATCAGTTCGTCGAGCAGGGAACTACTCAGGGCGTTACGCGTGGCGGGATCCTTGAGCGTCATGGTGGCCACGCCGCGAGCATCACATTCGTATTCCACAAGGGACATCGAGCGGTTTCTCGCCTTCTACGGGGTCGGCGGAACCGGAGACGGTTCCGCGCCGCACGCCAGAGTGCCGCGTCAGGTGTCGACCGCGTCCGGTCGGTCTCCGCCTGGTCAGCTCTGCGGAGCGGCGAACAGGGTGAGCATGTCCGGGAAGCTGCGCAGGGTGTGGCCGCCGTCGACCGAGAGGTGCTGGCCGGTGACCCAGCTTGATTCGGGGCCGGCCAGGAACCGGACGGCGGCGGCGGTGTCCATCGCCTTGCCGTGTCGGGGGATGGGCTGACCGGCGAGGAAGGCGGCGCGCACGGTCTTGTTGCTGAGCATGCCGCTGGTGCTGTCGGTCTGGGTCATTCCGGGGCGGACGGCGTTGACTCGAATGCCGCGCTCGCCGAGTTCGTCGGCCGCTACGCGGACGAGGTGGTCGACTCCTGCCTTTCCCGCGGCGTAGCTGGCCAGGTAGCGGGTGGAGAAGACCGCGGCGGTGGAGGAGATCGCAACGATGGAGCCGCCGTCCGTCATCGCGAGGCCGCCGTACTTGATCAGTAGAAAGACTGGGCGGAGGTTCATCTCGACCTCGCGGGTGAAGTCGTCCGGGTCGCGTTCCAGGATCGGGGCGAAGGTGCCACCGCCCGGCACCGTCACCCCGATGTCGAGCCGCTCACCGTCGGCGGCGACCTCGACGGCCCGCTTCACGTCGTCGGCCACGAGGGTGTCGCACCGGGCCGTGTGGAGGACCAGACCCTCGCCGTCCTTGAGTCGCGCAGCCGCCGCGTCCAGTTTGGCCTGGGTACGCCCGGCGATCGTGACGCGGGCGCCGTCGCGGGCGAGCAGTGTCGCGCTCGCCAGGCCGAGGCCGCTGCCGCCGCCGATGACCAAGGCGTGCAGTCCGTCGAGTTGTGCCATCGCGTGCTCCTTAAGGCGACGTGCTCGGTCAGAGGAAGCTTCCGCCGCCGTCGACCATCAGGGTGCAGCCGGTGATGTAGCTGGCGGCCGGGGAGACGAGGAACGCGACCGCGCGGCCGATATCCTGCTCCGCGTCGCCGGTTCTCTTGATCGACAATGAGCGCAGGATTCCGTCGAGCATCTCCGGGTGCTCCTCGAACTTGGCCTGCGTCGTCGGACCGGGCGCGAACGGCGCGACCGCGTTGACGGTGATGCCGTGTGCACCCCACTCGCGGGCGGCGACCTTCGTCAGTCCACCCACGGCGGCCTTAGCCGCGACGTAGGCCGAGTAGCCGGGTAGTCCGGACAGCTCTGAACCGGACCGCAGGTTGACGATTCGCCCGTCGCCCTGGAGGTGAGGGAAGGCGGCCCGCATGAACGCGAACGTCGCGGCCGGGCCGGTCGCGAACGAGAGCGCGAACGCCGCGTCGGTCGTCTCCTCCAGGGGTATTCCGACGACGCTCGCCATCGCGTTGTTGACCAGGATGTTCAGACCACCGAACCGCTTCACGGTCGCGGCGACGCAGGCTGCGACCTGCGCATTGTCCCGGATGTCACAGGGGTAGGCGAGTGCCGAGGCGCCGCGTTCCTCGACCTCGGCGGCGACCTTCTTCGCGTTGCCCGCGTCCAACTCGGCGATGGTGACGGCCGCGCCTTCGGTCGCCAGCGCGAGCGCGATTCCCCGGCCGATACTCTGTCCGGCGCCGGTTACGAGGGCGATCTTGCCGTCGAGTGAGCCCATGCGCCCACCTTTCGTGAAGTCGGGGAATTACGGAGAGGTGTCCGCGGCGGCGCGGCGGCAGACCGGTGACGGGCCCGAGCTGCTGCCACAGGACGATCTTTCGGCCGTTGATGCCTCCCGCGTCGTTGGCCGCGTCGAACCAGACCCTGGCGCCGCAGGGTAGCAGTCGCTATGTAGTGGTGCAATGATCCGTTCCCTGGTGGCCAGGCGTGCGTGACGCCGCTGTCCTCCGCTCGCTTGCGAGTCCACGCTAGTGACTCTACATTCACTTACATGCCGGAAGTGGACCATCTGACCCCTCGGTTCTCCAGCCAGGGCGCCCAGTGGCGGCGAGATAGTGATCGAAGGGTCACTAGGGTCACGTGTGGAGCCGGCGTGGGGCGCAGACCCGCGGGACGGCGCTGCGAGGCCCCGGACGAACGACGAGACGACCGAGAAGGGAGCAGGCAGCGATGAGCAACCTCGCCGGGCCGGTCACGGGGACCGCGCGTGCGCGGGTGGCCGAGGGGACTGTGCTGCGGTCCCGGCTGGACACGAACGCCGGGCAGTACCGGGCGAATCGGGTGGCCCAGCTGGCGATCCTCGCCGAGTTGGAGGGGGAGCTGGACAAGGCCCGCGACGGCGGCGGCCTCCGCTACCGGGAACGCCACCGCGGACGTGGTCGGCTGCTGGTCCGGGAACGGATCGAGCTGCTCGTCGACCGGGACTCGCCACTGCTGGAGCTTTCGCCGCTCGCGGCATGGGGGAGCGAGTTCGCGGTCGGCGCGAGTG is a genomic window of Pseudofrankia inefficax containing:
- a CDS encoding SDR family NAD(P)-dependent oxidoreductase gives rise to the protein MAQLDGLHALVIGGGSGLGLASATLLARDGARVTIAGRTQAKLDAAAARLKDGEGLVLHTARCDTLVADDVKRAVEVAADGERLDIGVTVPGGGTFAPILERDPDDFTREVEMNLRPVFLLIKYGGLAMTDGGSIVAISSTAAVFSTRYLASYAAGKAGVDHLVRVAADELGERGIRVNAVRPGMTQTDSTSGMLSNKTVRAAFLAGQPIPRHGKAMDTAAAVRFLAGPESSWVTGQHLSVDGGHTLRSFPDMLTLFAAPQS
- a CDS encoding SDR family NAD(P)-dependent oxidoreductase, which produces MGSLDGKIALVTGAGQSIGRGIALALATEGAAVTIAELDAGNAKKVAAEVEERGASALAYPCDIRDNAQVAACVAATVKRFGGLNILVNNAMASVVGIPLEETTDAAFALSFATGPAATFAFMRAAFPHLQGDGRIVNLRSGSELSGLPGYSAYVAAKAAVGGLTKVAAREWGAHGITVNAVAPFAPGPTTQAKFEEHPEMLDGILRSLSIKRTGDAEQDIGRAVAFLVSPAASYITGCTLMVDGGGSFL
- a CDS encoding enoyl-CoA hydratase/isomerase family protein, whose amino-acid sequence is MSLVEYECDARGVATMTLKDPATRNALSSSLLDELIDRLEQAQMDDSVRVVVLASADDRIFSSGGDLKAFTDDTPLLERYAGLNRFPRVFRLLGQLGRPVICAAGGDVLAGAFGLALACDLIIARAGARFGCPEINVGMFPFMISALIYRSMPRAKANELMMTGRLITAEEAERLHVVNAVVPADGFAAEVDLWAGLIASRSPVLMRMGKDAVDTTRDQPLDAALGYLQTQLALAFSTADLQEGVAAFRARREPRWSGR